The Hymenobacter sp. DG01 sequence ACCTACGATAACACCGGCTACCCCCTCCCCGCCTGGGCCGACGTGCAGGTGCATTCCGAGCTAACCCAGCTGGAAGTGGCCGAAGCCCTGCTCAACGTGATTCAGGAGCTGGACCGCCGTCACCTGGAGGTGCTGGCCCGCCGCCACTTCCGCCTCGTGAAGCTACGCGCCCTCGGCGAGGCCGAGGAAACCGAGGAAGCCCCCCTCACCCGCAGCCTCCACGACTACACGGCGCGCGAGGTATTTGAGCAGCGCCTGGAAGCCGAGCCCGAAGACAGCCGTGCCGAGTTGCTCCGCACCTTCGATGAGCTGCTGGAGCGGATGTAGATTGACTTCCTAAATACTATTCTTGATTTGCCTAAACCTAGCTAATAATTCCCCTCCTTAGATAAGGAGGGGTTAGGGGTGGTTGAAAGACTAGAGTTAGAAATTAGAGCTAAACAGTCGTGCAGACGGCGGGTCAACCACCCCTAGCCCCTCCTCATCTGAGGAGGGGAACTAGTAGCTAGCTCTCGTCTAGCGTCAAACCTGTCCCCTATGTAGGAGCATAGTTCTCTAGCCCATACCAGCCCCACAAGCTTCCATCGGGCTCTGTGAATTCTTCCTGCAGCTGCAGACCCAGCTTTTCCAGCACCCGGCGGGAGGCTGCGTTGTCGAGCATTACGGTGGCGTTGATTTCCGGGAGTTGGAGCACGTTCAGGCCGTAGTGCAGGGTAGCGCGGGCGGCTTCGGAGGCGAAGCCCTGGCCCCAGTGCGGGGGTAGCAAACGGTAGCCAATGTCATAGTAGTTGGTGCGGCCGTTCACTTCGCTGTCGTTTACCAGTTTGAGGCCGCACCAACCGATAAACTCCTGCGTGTCCTGGCGCACCACGGCCCAGCGCCCGATGCCGTTGCGCTCGTACTGCTGCCGGATGTACCGGATGATAATCTCCGCCTCCGCAAGGGTGCTGATGGGCCTGTTGGGCACGTAGCGCAGCACGTCGGGGTTGGAATCGAGGGCCAGGATGCCGGGCGCGTCGGTGAGAGTGATGTCGCGCAGCAGCAGGCGGGGCGTTTCCAGGCGGATCATGGGCGCCGCACGGCGTAAATCAGCTCGTCGATGTATTCGCCGTGCTTGAAGAACGTTTTCTCGAAGCGCGCTTCCAACACGAAGCCGGCCTTTTCCAGCACCCGCTGGGAGCGGGGGTTGGTGCCGAAGGGCCGGGCGAAGATGCGGGTGATATCGAAGGTGCGGAAGCCGTAGTCCACCATCTGCCGCACGGCTTCCGTGATGATGCCCTGCCCCCAAAATGGCTCGCCCAGCCAGTAACCCAGCTCGGCGTTCTTGCGCTCAATGTTGGCGCGCACATGCAGCCCAATACCGCCCACCGCTTCGCCGCCTACCTCAATTGCCATAATGTTCACTGGGCTTTCCTCGGTAGCCAGGGCAATAAAGTCGCGGCCGTCTTCCTCCGTGTAGGGGTGCGGAAACTGGTCGTTCATGAACTGGGCAATGGCCGGGTTGTTAGCATAGCGGACGAGGCTAGGCAAATCGGCAGGCGCCCAGGGGCGAAGGGTGAAAGGCATATGGTGGAAGATGCTAGGGTAGCAACAAAAAGAAACGAAAAGGCCACCGAACAGAAAAAAACAACGTCATTCCGAGCGCAGCCTAGGAATCTCGCTTGGCTGACGTCAGGTTACCATTGCAATATCATAACGCGAGATTCCTCGGCTGCGCTCGGAATGACGTTCGAGTGATTCCAGGCTGGTTTCCATCTTCTACTTCCCCTTCACATAAAACGGAATATTGGCCGTGGCCACGTTGTCCTTGCCATCGTAGGCGTACACGAACAGCCGGTAGGCCCCCTCTTTGTTGGGCGCTTTGAGGGTCGTCTGGGCTTTGGCGCCGGCCGGAATGAGGCCGGGTATGGCGGCCGGTCGGCTTTCCCGGTCGCCGCCCGATTTGAGGTCGGTGCTTTCCGGAAGCAGCTCGTAGCGGTAAGTGAGCGGGTCTTTGTCGGGGTCGGTTACGGCGGCGGCCACGGGGTAGCTCTGGCCGGGCTGCA is a genomic window containing:
- a CDS encoding GNAT family N-acetyltransferase is translated as MPFTLRPWAPADLPSLVRYANNPAIAQFMNDQFPHPYTEEDGRDFIALATEESPVNIMAIEVGGEAVGGIGLHVRANIERKNAELGYWLGEPFWGQGIITEAVRQMVDYGFRTFDITRIFARPFGTNPRSQRVLEKAGFVLEARFEKTFFKHGEYIDELIYAVRRP
- a CDS encoding GNAT family N-acetyltransferase, producing MIRLETPRLLLRDITLTDAPGILALDSNPDVLRYVPNRPISTLAEAEIIIRYIRQQYERNGIGRWAVVRQDTQEFIGWCGLKLVNDSEVNGRTNYYDIGYRLLPPHWGQGFASEAARATLHYGLNVLQLPEINATVMLDNAASRRVLEKLGLQLQEEFTEPDGSLWGWYGLENYAPT